Proteins found in one Pagrus major chromosome 20, Pma_NU_1.0 genomic segment:
- the LOC141015121 gene encoding neurotrypsin-like isoform X1, with the protein MTRTHRAGRMALTSREMLCLIGTACLWLPLFAEVVAEDSYLNEVQNSVPLSCSEGFTELGYYNGTVSQTDSGAPCLKWTEFPDYVMQYPGRGLGDHSYCRNPDRESNPWCFFRQNSGAIGWAYCDCHQGAARLVGSSSSGSGRVEVYLNGQWGAVCDSHWSDRDASVICRQLGLGEIGTALQRSQFGSGSGLFHYERLGCRGDENSVSKCRSRTFVTGDCSHGNEAAVVCAPPEGSGPPLRLVGGEEDFEGRVEVFHAGRWGSVCDDQWDDRDAEVVCRQLGFGGVAKAWSWAHFGQGSGPILLDAVKCTGNELFMDQCPHGDWEQHNCDHMEDAGVSCSPYTDGVVRLVGGDSPWEGRVEVFHNGDWGTVCDDHWSQQHAEVVCRQLGYRGHAEVVADGAFGEGVGLILMDDVHCEGSETSLLDCRHGIWGRTDCAHSEDVGVRCRGRSSQETNEVPAIAPSTGPLVRLVGGSSRKEGRVEVYLHGDWGSICDSGWNDLNAVVVCRQLGHSGGAVAARGFGQGKGPIHLDQVRCTGKEEFLGECPSLGQSIQGCRRRQDAGVKCDVAPRQEAAVQAKKPQELSCGLRKLVEEEGKRRNQGEENMLRTTWPWQVSVWLQSQEKDGGPLCSGTLISPCWALTSAYCVSRFGSDPSRYVVRVGASEQTVTPEQVVVHRKFKGQSGGHDLALLKLPNSKGHCLTFDPNTNAACLPPADRASGGSAPSSCVVMVTAGWTGADSVLASWVPLMSSWQCKKRYGDSFSSHGTLCAGSPPDTSLLHDDSCQGNSGGGLVCQEETGRWVLTGVVAGGFGCGDPSSPSLYTRVSRFRSWIDEVIDARAEEAHTHANTQEDLTHKDITHTHEEHEDKNVHVHGKLKHAHDQQETNEINDITHTHHSHANQHAHTHTKSTHAHREADTNTQILV; encoded by the exons TGCCTCTGTCCTGCTCTGAAGGATTCACAGAGTTGGGGTACTACAACGGCACCGTGTCTCAGACGGACTCTGGCGCCCCCTGTCTGAAGTGGACCGAGTTCCCAGACTACGTTATGCAGTACCCGGGCCGAGGGCTGGGCGACCACAGCTACTGCAGGAACCCGGACCGGGAGTCCAACCCCTGGTGTTTCTTCAGGCAAAACTCTGGAGCCATCGGATGGGCCTACTGCGACTGCCACCAGG GTGCAGCCCGTCTGGTTGGCAGCTCGTCCTCCGGCAGTGGGCGCGTTGAGGTCTACCTGAACGGTCAGTGGGGGGCGGTGTGTGACTCCCACTGGTCAGACAGAGACGCCAGTGTGATCTGCAGACAGCTGGGCCTCGG TGAAATCGGCACGGCCCTGCAGCGCTCTCAGTTCGGCTCCGGCTCAGGCCTCTTCCACTACGAGCGACTGGGTTGCCGTGGCGACGAGAACAGTGTGAGTAAGTGCCGGAGCAGGACGTTCGTCACCGGCGACTGTAGCCATGGAAACGAGGCGGCAGTGGTGTGCGCGCCGCCGGAAG GCAGCGGCCCTCCGCTGCGATTGGTCGGAGGCGAGGAAGACTTTGAAGGTCGCGTGGAGGTGTTTCACGCAGGAAGGTGGGGCTCCGTCTGTGACGACCAGTGGGACGACAGAGACGCCGAGGTGGTGTGCAGACAGCTGGGCTTCGG gggGGTGGCGAAGGCCTGGTCGTGGGCTCACTTCGGTCAGGGTTCAGGCCCGATCCTGCTCGACGCCGTGAAGTGCACCGGGAACGAGCTCTTCATGGATCAGTGTCCCCACGGCGACTGGGAGCAGCACAACTGTGACCACATGGAGGACGCCGGGGTCTCCTGCAGCCCTTATACAG ACGGAGTGGTGCGTCTGGTGGGAGGAGACAGTCCCTGGGAGGGTCGGGTGGAGGTTTTCCACAACGGCGACTGGGGGACGGTGTGTGACGACCACTGGTCCCAGCAGCATGCAGAGGTGGTCTGCAGACAGCTGGGCTACAG GGGTCACGCTGAGGTCGTAGCTGACGGGGCGTTCGGTGAAGGCGTCGGCCTGATCCTCATGGACGACGTCCACTGCGAGGGATCTGAGACGTCCCTGCTGGACTGCCGACACGGGATCTGGGGCCGGACCGACTGCGCCCACAGCGAGGATGTCGGCGTTCGCTGCCGGGGTCGATCCAGCCAGGAGACCAACGAGGTGCCGGCTATCGCACCTTCCACAG GTCCCCTGGTGCGTCTGGTGGGTGGCAGCAGCAGAAAGGAGGGTCGAGTCGAGGTGTATCTCCATGGCGACTGGGGAAGTATTTGCGACTCGGGCTGGAACGACCTGAACGCGGTCGTGGTGTGCAGACAGCTCGGACACAG TGGTGGAGCGGTGGCAGCCCGAGGGTTCGGTCAGGGGAAAGGGCCCATCCACCTGGACCAGGTGAGGTGCACGGGGAAGGAGGAGTTCCTGGGAGAGTGTCCCTCTCTGGGCCAGAGCATCCAGGGCTGCAGACGCAGGCAGGACGCAGGGGTGAAGTGTGACGTCGCGCCTCGCCAGGAGGCAGCGGTGCAGGCGAAAAAACCTCAAGAGCTGAGCTGTGGGCTGaggaagctggtggaggaggaaggcAAGAGGAGGAACCAGGGCGAGGAAAACATGCTCAG GACCACGTGGCCGTGGCAGGTGTCGGTGTGGCTTCAGTCTCAAGAAAAAGATGGTGGTCCTCTCTGCAGCGGCACTCTGATCAGCCCCTGCTGGGCTCTGACATCGGCATACTGCGTCAGCAG gtttGGCAGCGACCCGTCCAGGTACGTGGTGCGTGTCGGGGCTTCAGAGCAGACCGTCACCCCGGAGCAGGTGGTGGTTCACAGGAAGTTCAAGGGTCAGAGCGGAGGTCACGATCTGGCTTTGTTGAAGCTGCCCAACAGCAAGGGTCACTGTCTGACCTTCGACCCCAACACCAACGCAGCATGCCTTCCTCCTGCAGACAGAGCATCAGGTGGAAGTGCTCCATCTTCTTGTGTTGTCATGGTTACCGCTGGCTGGACAGGAGCAG ACTCAGTTCTTGCATCCTGGGTCCCTCTGATGTCGTCATGGCAATGTAAGAAGCGCTATGGCGACAGCTTCTCCAGCCACGGCACCCTGTGTGCCGGCAGTCCTCCCGACACCAGCCTCCTCCATGACGACAGTTGTCAGGGCAACTCTGGAGgcggcctggtgtgtcaggaAGAGACGGGTCGTTGGGTCCTCACCGGGGTCGTTGCCGGGGGATTCGGCTGCGGCGACCCTTCCTCGCCCTCGCTCTACACACGAGTCAGCCGCTTCAGGAGCTGGATCGATGAGGTCATCGACGCACGTGCCGAggaggcgcacacacacgcaaacacgcAAGAGGAtctgacacacaaagacataacGCACACACATGAGGAACACGAGGATAAAAACGTCCACGTGCACGGCAAGCTCAAACACGCACACGACCAGCAAGAAACAAACGAAATCAacgacatcacacacactcatcactcACACGCCAATCAGCACGCTCACACCCACACCAAAAGCACACACGCCCACCGTGAAgccgacacaaacacacaaattctGGTCTGA
- the LOC141015121 gene encoding neurotrypsin-like isoform X2: protein MLNISVVAEDSYLNEVQNSVPLSCSEGFTELGYYNGTVSQTDSGAPCLKWTEFPDYVMQYPGRGLGDHSYCRNPDRESNPWCFFRQNSGAIGWAYCDCHQGAARLVGSSSSGSGRVEVYLNGQWGAVCDSHWSDRDASVICRQLGLGEIGTALQRSQFGSGSGLFHYERLGCRGDENSVSKCRSRTFVTGDCSHGNEAAVVCAPPEGSGPPLRLVGGEEDFEGRVEVFHAGRWGSVCDDQWDDRDAEVVCRQLGFGGVAKAWSWAHFGQGSGPILLDAVKCTGNELFMDQCPHGDWEQHNCDHMEDAGVSCSPYTDGVVRLVGGDSPWEGRVEVFHNGDWGTVCDDHWSQQHAEVVCRQLGYRGHAEVVADGAFGEGVGLILMDDVHCEGSETSLLDCRHGIWGRTDCAHSEDVGVRCRGRSSQETNEVPAIAPSTGPLVRLVGGSSRKEGRVEVYLHGDWGSICDSGWNDLNAVVVCRQLGHSGGAVAARGFGQGKGPIHLDQVRCTGKEEFLGECPSLGQSIQGCRRRQDAGVKCDVAPRQEAAVQAKKPQELSCGLRKLVEEEGKRRNQGEENMLRTTWPWQVSVWLQSQEKDGGPLCSGTLISPCWALTSAYCVSRFGSDPSRYVVRVGASEQTVTPEQVVVHRKFKGQSGGHDLALLKLPNSKGHCLTFDPNTNAACLPPADRASGGSAPSSCVVMVTAGWTGADSVLASWVPLMSSWQCKKRYGDSFSSHGTLCAGSPPDTSLLHDDSCQGNSGGGLVCQEETGRWVLTGVVAGGFGCGDPSSPSLYTRVSRFRSWIDEVIDARAEEAHTHANTQEDLTHKDITHTHEEHEDKNVHVHGKLKHAHDQQETNEINDITHTHHSHANQHAHTHTKSTHAHREADTNTQILV, encoded by the exons TGCCTCTGTCCTGCTCTGAAGGATTCACAGAGTTGGGGTACTACAACGGCACCGTGTCTCAGACGGACTCTGGCGCCCCCTGTCTGAAGTGGACCGAGTTCCCAGACTACGTTATGCAGTACCCGGGCCGAGGGCTGGGCGACCACAGCTACTGCAGGAACCCGGACCGGGAGTCCAACCCCTGGTGTTTCTTCAGGCAAAACTCTGGAGCCATCGGATGGGCCTACTGCGACTGCCACCAGG GTGCAGCCCGTCTGGTTGGCAGCTCGTCCTCCGGCAGTGGGCGCGTTGAGGTCTACCTGAACGGTCAGTGGGGGGCGGTGTGTGACTCCCACTGGTCAGACAGAGACGCCAGTGTGATCTGCAGACAGCTGGGCCTCGG TGAAATCGGCACGGCCCTGCAGCGCTCTCAGTTCGGCTCCGGCTCAGGCCTCTTCCACTACGAGCGACTGGGTTGCCGTGGCGACGAGAACAGTGTGAGTAAGTGCCGGAGCAGGACGTTCGTCACCGGCGACTGTAGCCATGGAAACGAGGCGGCAGTGGTGTGCGCGCCGCCGGAAG GCAGCGGCCCTCCGCTGCGATTGGTCGGAGGCGAGGAAGACTTTGAAGGTCGCGTGGAGGTGTTTCACGCAGGAAGGTGGGGCTCCGTCTGTGACGACCAGTGGGACGACAGAGACGCCGAGGTGGTGTGCAGACAGCTGGGCTTCGG gggGGTGGCGAAGGCCTGGTCGTGGGCTCACTTCGGTCAGGGTTCAGGCCCGATCCTGCTCGACGCCGTGAAGTGCACCGGGAACGAGCTCTTCATGGATCAGTGTCCCCACGGCGACTGGGAGCAGCACAACTGTGACCACATGGAGGACGCCGGGGTCTCCTGCAGCCCTTATACAG ACGGAGTGGTGCGTCTGGTGGGAGGAGACAGTCCCTGGGAGGGTCGGGTGGAGGTTTTCCACAACGGCGACTGGGGGACGGTGTGTGACGACCACTGGTCCCAGCAGCATGCAGAGGTGGTCTGCAGACAGCTGGGCTACAG GGGTCACGCTGAGGTCGTAGCTGACGGGGCGTTCGGTGAAGGCGTCGGCCTGATCCTCATGGACGACGTCCACTGCGAGGGATCTGAGACGTCCCTGCTGGACTGCCGACACGGGATCTGGGGCCGGACCGACTGCGCCCACAGCGAGGATGTCGGCGTTCGCTGCCGGGGTCGATCCAGCCAGGAGACCAACGAGGTGCCGGCTATCGCACCTTCCACAG GTCCCCTGGTGCGTCTGGTGGGTGGCAGCAGCAGAAAGGAGGGTCGAGTCGAGGTGTATCTCCATGGCGACTGGGGAAGTATTTGCGACTCGGGCTGGAACGACCTGAACGCGGTCGTGGTGTGCAGACAGCTCGGACACAG TGGTGGAGCGGTGGCAGCCCGAGGGTTCGGTCAGGGGAAAGGGCCCATCCACCTGGACCAGGTGAGGTGCACGGGGAAGGAGGAGTTCCTGGGAGAGTGTCCCTCTCTGGGCCAGAGCATCCAGGGCTGCAGACGCAGGCAGGACGCAGGGGTGAAGTGTGACGTCGCGCCTCGCCAGGAGGCAGCGGTGCAGGCGAAAAAACCTCAAGAGCTGAGCTGTGGGCTGaggaagctggtggaggaggaaggcAAGAGGAGGAACCAGGGCGAGGAAAACATGCTCAG GACCACGTGGCCGTGGCAGGTGTCGGTGTGGCTTCAGTCTCAAGAAAAAGATGGTGGTCCTCTCTGCAGCGGCACTCTGATCAGCCCCTGCTGGGCTCTGACATCGGCATACTGCGTCAGCAG gtttGGCAGCGACCCGTCCAGGTACGTGGTGCGTGTCGGGGCTTCAGAGCAGACCGTCACCCCGGAGCAGGTGGTGGTTCACAGGAAGTTCAAGGGTCAGAGCGGAGGTCACGATCTGGCTTTGTTGAAGCTGCCCAACAGCAAGGGTCACTGTCTGACCTTCGACCCCAACACCAACGCAGCATGCCTTCCTCCTGCAGACAGAGCATCAGGTGGAAGTGCTCCATCTTCTTGTGTTGTCATGGTTACCGCTGGCTGGACAGGAGCAG ACTCAGTTCTTGCATCCTGGGTCCCTCTGATGTCGTCATGGCAATGTAAGAAGCGCTATGGCGACAGCTTCTCCAGCCACGGCACCCTGTGTGCCGGCAGTCCTCCCGACACCAGCCTCCTCCATGACGACAGTTGTCAGGGCAACTCTGGAGgcggcctggtgtgtcaggaAGAGACGGGTCGTTGGGTCCTCACCGGGGTCGTTGCCGGGGGATTCGGCTGCGGCGACCCTTCCTCGCCCTCGCTCTACACACGAGTCAGCCGCTTCAGGAGCTGGATCGATGAGGTCATCGACGCACGTGCCGAggaggcgcacacacacgcaaacacgcAAGAGGAtctgacacacaaagacataacGCACACACATGAGGAACACGAGGATAAAAACGTCCACGTGCACGGCAAGCTCAAACACGCACACGACCAGCAAGAAACAAACGAAATCAacgacatcacacacactcatcactcACACGCCAATCAGCACGCTCACACCCACACCAAAAGCACACACGCCCACCGTGAAgccgacacaaacacacaaattctGGTCTGA